A genomic window from Meleagris gallopavo isolate NT-WF06-2002-E0010 breed Aviagen turkey brand Nicholas breeding stock chromosome 23, Turkey_5.1, whole genome shotgun sequence includes:
- the SLC25A33 gene encoding solute carrier family 25 member 33: MQPVGTETMPLQNSRCGGTVGAIFTCPLEVIKTRLQSSKLAFRTVYYPQVQLGTISGEGMVRPTSVSPGLFSVLKSILEKEGPRSLFRGLGPNLVGVAPSRAVYFACYSKAKERFNGIFVPNSNIVHICSAGSAAFITNSLMNPIWMVKTRMQLERKVRGSKPMNALQCARYVYQMEGIRGFYRGLTASYAGISETIICFAIYESLKKHLKEVQLPSSSSNGTERSSTNFFGLMFAAAVSKGCASCIAYPHEVIRTRLREEGTKYKAFIQTARLVAREEGYLAFYRGLFAQLIRQIPNTAIVLSTYELIVYLLEDRAK; the protein is encoded by the exons ATGTGGAGGAACGGTTGGTGCCATCTTTACTTGTCCCTTAGAAGTAATTAAGACTAGGCTCCAATCTTCAAAACTAGCCTTTCGGACTGTCTATTACCCACAAGTCCAGCTGGGGACCATCAGTGGTGAAGGAATGGTCAGGCCAACATCTGTTTCACCTGGGCTCTTTAGCGTTCTTAA gtCAATTCTGGAAAAAGAAGGACCAAGGTCACTCTTCCGAGGTCTGGGTCCAAACTTGGTTGGAGTTGCACCATCGAG agCTGTCTATTTTGCATGCTACTCCAAAGCCAAAGAGCGATTTAATGGCATTTTTGTACCCAACAGCAACATTGTGCATATCTGTTCTGCAGGTTCTGCAG cCTTTATCACAAATTCCCTGATGAATCCTATATGGATGGTGAAAACCAGAATGCAACTGGAACGGAA agTCAGAGGTTCAAAACCAATGAATGCTCTGCAGTGTGCTAGATATGTTTACCAGATGGAAGGTATCCGTGGTTTTTATAGAGGATTGACTGCCTCCTATGCTGGGATTTCTGAGACCATTATCTGCTTTGCTATTtatgaaagtttaaaaaagcaCTTGAAGGAAGTCCAGCTGCCCTCTTCTTCTTCTAACGGAACCGAAAGGAGCTCCACAAACTTCTTTGGACTgatgtttgctgctgctgtttccaagGGCTGTGCCTCTTGTATTGCTTATCCACATG AGGTCATACGGACACGGCTGCGAGAAGAAGGCACTAAGTACAAGGCGTTCATTCAGACAGCACGGCTGGTAGCACGTGAGGAAGGCTACCTCGCCTTCTATAGGGGACTTTTTGCCCAGCTCATCCGGCAGATACCAAACACAGCCATTGTGTTGTCCACTTACGAGTTAATTGTGTATCTGTTAGAAGACCGTGCAAAGTAG